A single genomic interval of Verrucomicrobiota bacterium harbors:
- a CDS encoding Zeta toxin family protein produces the protein MIAGPNGAGKTTFATEFLPLHANCRNFINADLIARGLSPFDPDAALLRAGRTVLERIAEFTEARFDFAFETTLSGRAYVPLLRRVKKGGFRLHLFYLWMPSPELALLRIRYRVESGGHNVPEPDVRRRFARTLDNT, from the coding sequence ATCATCGCCGGGCCAAACGGGGCGGGCAAAACCACCTTCGCCACGGAATTCCTGCCGCTCCACGCCAACTGCCGCAACTTCATCAATGCCGATCTGATCGCGCGCGGCCTCTCGCCCTTCGACCCCGACGCCGCCCTGTTGCGCGCCGGGCGCACCGTGCTCGAACGCATCGCCGAATTCACGGAGGCCCGCTTCGATTTTGCCTTCGAAACCACGTTGTCCGGACGCGCCTATGTGCCATTGCTGCGCCGCGTGAAGAAAGGCGGCTTCCGGCTGCACCTGTTCTACCTGTGGATGCCCAGCCCGGAACTGGCGCTGCTCCGAATCCGCTATCGCGTCGAGAGCGGCGGGCACAATGTCCCCGAACCGGATGTACGGCGGCGTTTCGCCCGCACGCTGGACAACACCTAA